Below is a genomic region from Nitrospirota bacterium.
ACAGTCGACTGCGTTGGGATTGTGCTGCGCCAATCGAGTGATCGAGAACTCCAACCCCGCCGGCGCGAGGCGTGAGTCGAGTGCCGGCGAGCGTCGCAAACAGGGTGTCCAACACCATTCTCTTTCCCTCGAGCGTCGTGGCTAGTGACTTGTTGGATTGGGCGACCGCTGCACGTTCGTTTCCACCGCGTTAGGCAGCGACTGTGAATACACCGAGATTGCCTCCTCCGTAGTAGCGAGCCGTCATGTTGTTTCGCTCACGAGCACTGAGCCAGCCCTCGAGGCCGCCAGTGCTCATGAATTCCTGGAAATTCTCGTAGTGAGCTGGATTGATACCGCCCATCTGTTTTTCGTCGTTGTCGATAAGCCGCCCGACCGCTCGGGAATACCACTTCAGATTTTTCGAAATCGTGAAGTCCAGCGCAATCAGCAGTCCGCCCGGTCTGACTGCGCGATGCATCTCGCCCCACACAGAATCACGTTGGGAAGCATCCATCTCGTGTAGCGCGAGACTAACTACCGCAGCGTCGAACGCACCAGAAAATGGCATATGGCAGGCGTCGCAATGCAGGAAGCGGGCTACCCGCTGCTTTGTTCTTGCGCGGTCAAGCATGGTTGGGGAGGAATCTACCCCAGTGACGTCAAACCCCGCCATTGAAAGACGGCAGG
It encodes:
- a CDS encoding class I SAM-dependent methyltransferase — encoded protein: MTAHTKSKPANNQPDFYAPLRRALPVAEQVQGLMLRRARTGILRILQGGGAHTVLDVCCGSGCLACRLSMAGFDVTGVDSSPTMLDRARTKQRVARFLHCDACHMPFSGAFDAAVVSLALHEMDASQRDSVWGEMHRAVRPGGLLIALDFTISKNLKWYSRAVGRLIDNDEKQMGGINPAHYENFQEFMSTGGLEGWLSARERNNMTARYYGGGNLGVFTVAA